AACACAGGATGTAAGGTATTATCGGTAATTTTCTCTGGGTAGGTAGAATCGTGGAAGATAAAAATGTCTCGTTTTGTTTTCTACTTGttgcttgtttctcttttttataacgAACCCCTTGTGAGTAagacaaagaaattaagaaacgGTATTCGTTTCACTCAGGAGCGTACACACTTACCTGTCCAACTAAGTCCCAGGTGATCGGCTACTATTGCCATCCTGATATCTGTCCGTTCACATGGACTCTGTGGACCTACGATTTacaatttcttaattaaaataatcatCAAGAAAGACACGATACCGGAAAATTGTTTTTTAGCAGTACTCAGATTTTACAGAGAGACTAATGCTAACACTGTACACTTACATGTGTCCTAGTCACCTACATGAACACTTGTCTCTGCACATGGCTCACTTGATCGTCACCTGCCCCGGCCAGATGTGAGACTACACGGATGCTCAATGTGATGGAATCGAACATGCTGACGAGCTAGCTACTGGACAACGGTTACAGAATCATCGCGTCGGTGAAAACACCATGATGGGATTTCAGCATCTGAGCTTTGACTTTGACAGAATCAttagtacattaaaaaaagaaaaaaaaaaaaaacctgcttatCTTGAATGACACCAATATCTTCAGCATGCTTCCCTAGCTGCCTACGGTGTCATTTggttgacagggagagagaagagcgTAGAGACAGCACACACAGATGACAATGACAGAATGAGAAACTACAGTTAAGTCACCGCACAGGCAATCACGACAGGGCATGCACTAGGCTCTATGAGTCGGAAAGTGTTCACGAACTACGCTCGTTCTCCAGGATGTGAGCAAAGAGTGCTCGAGAGACCTGACTGCCTTCATCCTCACCAGTCCTCCTACTGCTCCTTCTCTCACTGCCGGCCTTTTCACTCTTTGATTTTAAAGGTgctgcctctgttttcttatctctaGCGGACTTCGTTGTAACGGAAGGCGGGCCACCCCGGGAAGTCTCGGACAACGACGTGTTTCTTGAGGTACTGTCTTCCTCATCGGACAACTCGGACTgcatctttttgtcttcttccgAGAGGCGGTCCACAAGCTTTAAGGTCTCACCACTAATTCCCTTAAAATATTCAATGGAGTGTTTACATACTTCCTTAAGCTGACTCTTCCTAACTTttattgtggtggtggtggtggaggtgctggtgctggtgctggtgctggtgacACAGGTGGGTCTTACCTTTACTGGCAACTTGGATGGAAGCTGTTTGGCCTGGCCTTTCTCTGGCTGCCCTTGCTTTTGTGTGGCACATGCTCTCCTAACTGCGTTATCCCTGTGTGTGTCTTTTACTGGAATTCTGGACTTTACGTCTACAAATGAAGAAGCAATGAGGGTTTTGGTTTTCTCAGATTGACTGACCTGCTTCGTTTTACTCACTTTCATGTTTGGCATATGACTTGGTGGGCAGGTATCTTTTGGTGAGGTGGCCTTTATGGGAAGTTTGGATTTTCGCCTAATCCCTATCGGTTCCTTGGTCTTTTGCTGCTCTCCAAGAACCTTCTGCTTATTATCTCTTACACAGTGTCCTTGCAGTACCCCTGTCTTTTTTCCTGATGAGATTTTCACTGGATTAGCTTTCTCTGTGGTACAAGTGGGTGCAGAATGTTCTGTCAGAACTACATTACTTGTAATGTTATCTGTCTGTATAGTGGAAGGATCcaaattgttgttgttattaaagTTATCTTTCTGGAAATCGTGTTTTTCCTGAGGCCTAGTGCCCATGTGGCTATTGGCTGTACTTGGAATCATTGTGATAGTTTCATTCTCTAGTCCCTGACAACTGGTCATCACAGCTTCTATCTTATCTGTCACTTCTCCAGAGCCTTCTTTCTTCATGGTCATGGTGGATGCAGAAATTCCCATTTTTATAGGCGTGCGCAACTTGGGGTCAACTTTAGAGGCGCCAGTGGCTGCTGCCGATCTCTCCAGGGAGCCACTACTGGCTGCGCCTTCCTGACACTCTCCGCTGGTCGGGCTGCTGGGGTTGGGTTCGACTGGAGGTGCCTCTACATTTCTCTCTAGATTGGTTTCTACAGTGGTGTCCCCTGACTGTGGCTGGGGTGTGGTAGTGACCATACTTTTATCCCCTTCCCCCTGGTCCCCTGACTTCCCTTCAGAAGTATGCTCACCAATCTGGAAAAATTGGAGCCTCTCTTCAACAAAATCCCTCTTGCTCATGTCAATTGCACCACTGCGAGTCATCTCAAACATTTTCCCTTCGTGAAATGGGAAGGGGTTAGGCTCACTAGTTGGGGTACTTTCGTCAGTTGGCGTTCGGGCAGGCGTGGTATCAGGGGTTGTTGCTGGAGAGCGGTCTTCCACAGCCAGACCAAAGGGCTTAGTTTCATCTTCCCGTGATTTACCGTCAAAAACTTCATCATCCCCTCGGTTATTAGACCAAGGATCAAAATCTAGACCTTTGGTAGCTACTGTTTTGAAAGGAGTGGCAAATTCTTCGTCTACTTTGTAACTGAAGTAAGTATCAGGAAACACTGATCTGTCGGGATGTCTGCCTTCTAGGGTGAAGAACTGGGCCCCCGATTTCTGCTCAGTCTTATCAAGAGTCTTTTCAGATGAGGAACTTTTAGAAGGTGGCTTGTCTTCGTCGGGtcccacccttccttcctcctcgaTAACTTCAAGTTTACTCTGGCTAAAGGAGCGATCGGCCGGCTTCAGAATGCCCTCCGTGTTCCAGACATCTTTCTTAATTTCCATGGTTTGACTTGGGAGTTTCGAATCACTCTCCGTCAAGCCATCGTCTTCGTCTTGCAGGTCGTAGCCGTCCAGAGAGTCGATCTCTGTGGCGTCGGTGTCATGAGAAAACTCGGCCGTGGTGGCGATGGAACACTCCGTGACGGACTGGTCATTGTTCCCGTTCTGGGTGGTTTCGTTCTGAGGTGAATCGAGGCCAAGGCCAAACTCGTGCTCTTTTCCAGAGCCATTCGTTTCCAGTTCCTTCTGGCTGGAAGGCTTGTCAGCAGGAGCTTTGGattttgtcatttccttttgttcatcGTCCACTTCCTTTAATTTGAAGGTGTATTTCTTAACGGGGACGGGCTGATAGAGGGACTCGTCATCGCTCGAATCGCTGACGTCGGCCCCCGGGGGAACTGGCGAGGGCGGCTGCACTCGGATGACCGGTTCGGCCAGCTGGTACTTGTCATGCTCATCCCGCAGACTAACTTCAATCATGTCCGCCTCTCTTTCGGGGAGATAAAGGGGTTTCTTATCCGGCTCCATCTGGTCTGCATCCAGTGGTGGCGGAGGGGGAAATTCAATATAGGCAACTCGATTGCTTTTGGGTCTTTGGTTAGAGTCTTTGCTGACATCGGTAGGTGTTTCGCGGTCAACGGTTACTTCCTCCACCGTAGTCTGCTTTAAGGAGGCTGACTTGGcctgctcttcctcctcagaCTCCTCAGAAACCTCAGGAATTGGGCTGGGTTTGCCCGGTATGTAAGCTATGAGCGAGTCTGGTGTCTTAGACGTAAATTCGTAACTCACTTCCTCTGAACTGGGCGTTTCTGGGGTTAAAGGGCTTTTCCCAGAGCTGTCTAGAAAGGAAACTTGCTCTAGAGTGTCGTCTTCTGGACTACCTTGGGGAGAAGGAGGCTGCTTTTGCTGCCTAGTTGTATAAAAGGTCCCCCTGGTCTCTTGTACTGTCTTACACTCCTGACTTATGATCTTTTTTATACTTCCTTGTTGTATCTCCTTTTCATATTGCTTCCCCACCTGTACAAAACTGACATACACCGGTAAAGTTTTTatgtctttccctccctctgtctgggcTAGTGGAGAAACTCTTTCCAATCCGTCAAGGGGACTGTGGTCGAACACATCACTAGAGGGAGACTCCTTTCCTGGGCTAAACTCTAAGGAATCAGGAGATTTGGTGGGAGAGGTTTCGGTTTCATCGAGAGGAGGGCATAAGCCTACGAAACTCTGACGTTTGGAAACCTTGCTGATTTCTGAATAGGTAATTTTTTCGTCTTCTATAGAATTAAAGTGCTGCGTCTCAACTGTCTCTTTACGCATACTGGACCGGGGCAACTTTTGCGATAGTTCATGTTGGGGGAATGTCGACTGCTCGCAAAAGCCATCGGGGATATCAGATGACAGCGTCCTCCTTCCCTCCGCAGCTCTGACCGGGATGTGCGACATGGCTGAGCTCTCACTCCTCCTCGGAGCTTGTTCCAGAGGCCCACCCGGCCGTCCCCCTTCTTTCACAACATATTCCCTATATAAGACCTTTTTGGAGGGAGATTTTACAgtcatttccttaatttctgaGAGAGAGCCATTCGTTAacaacttgtgttctctctcagtcACAGACATAAACTCATTCCTATGACCAACAATCTTACTGTCAGGGTGACCAACGTGATTCTCTCTTACATCGTGAACAAGTACATGGGagagtttttctttctgagaCTTATGGTTAGTGGCTCCAGAACTTTCCCATGTTCTAAAGACCTTTTTGTCCCATGGTCCCTTAGTTGCTACATCTGAGGTCACATGACATGCCAAGTCTTTAGCCTGTTGCTCAGAAAAATAGTCAGGCGTGGCTTTACTTGACATTTCAGTCCTCTGCGTTTTCACATCCTCGGAGCCAGAATCATTTACGACAAGCTCGCCGCTCTGTGCGTGCTCGTCTTTAGCCTTGAGGACCATCAGATCGTTCTGCGCGGGTACGCTTTCGTCTGAGAGGTCTACAGCCTTCAGCTGCTTTTCTCTAGCAAATACTTGGTAGACGGGCAGCTTGCTCTCCTGGATTTTTTTAACGGGGATTCTCGACTGGCCCtctggctttctttcttcttgagacACGTCCTTGCTTTTTGCCTGTGCGCCTTGTTCAAATTTTAATCTAATGGAACTGAGCTTGGATTGTTTGAGCTGAAACCCAGACTGGGGCCCTGCTGGTGCCTTGCTCTGTGAAACGCTCTCTTGGGTCTCCTCTGTGGGCTTGCTGTCgtcaggctgtggggacagaaccTTCTTCTCCGGGCTGCTGGGCGGACTGgctgctctctgctcatcggcTGTGGGGACGCCTGGTCCGTCAGGGCCATGCTGCCTTGCCTTAACCCACTCGTCACTGGAGGCCACCAGTTCTGTCAGCAGGACTTTCTCGGGGCTGCTCCCCGGAGAGCTCTGAGAAGAGTACTCTTTGCCATTTCGAGGGCGTGGCTTTTTCTCCGGGGACTGCAGTTCATCGTTCAGCTTTTCAGTTTTGTCACGAAAAAACTGTGACACTTCAGTCAGTTTTTCTTCAGCTTCCTTCACAGTCCTGTCCACCCTATCTTCATATATCAacttctctctacctctgtctAATCTGTCCTCAGTAAAGCGCATCCACATGGCATGTTTTGGACTACTAACATCGCCAGAACAGTGCAACACTGTCACTTTATCAAAAGGCTCATCTTTAGACACTTTACCTATACCATTTTCAGACacatctttatagattttggagaggatttcttttttgggggcaGTGACTACTTTTTCTCTGGACCGCTTATCAGACCCCTGTAACTCTGAGCTAGGGGGTCCTGCATGGTCTGTAACCGATTCCTCGGTATCAGAATGAGACACATCTAGCTTTTCTGACAGAAGCATTTTCTCAGCAAACCTGTAAGACTCCCCTCTTAGTTCTGACAACTCATCGTCATGGTATTCTATGGAGTGTTGACTCAAAAGCTTCAATGTTTTATAAGAGTCATCAGATATGAGTTGAGCAGAACTAGGGCGACTATCTTCTTCTTGGGACACAGGAGTGTTCACTCTGGAAGACTCCAGATAAGAAGGCAATGACTCTTCGGCAGTaagctcttcttcttcttgctgACCCTGCTCCTCTGGACAAGGAAAAGCATCGTGTTTTTCTGGCAGAAAATCTTTTAGGTTAATATCTCCCCGGGATAAGTCTTTCTGATATACATACATTTCCTTCTCTGGATGCTTTTTGGTTTCTCTAATAATGACTTCAGTGGGCTCAGCTTGGTTACCTTTTTCGATGTGGACTTCTATTATACGCTCCAGTTTGGGTTTCATTTGGTTGTCCTTCTCTGCATGCTGGGCTGGGGTTTCAGCCGCAGACTTGTGAACATCTGGAGGCACGGCCGACTTATGCTCAAACAGACCTGCCAGTTCTTTGGAAGGGTCCCGCCCGGACTGAAAGGCCTTCATGATGTCGTGGACTGACATGGTTTCCTCGATTCTTTCGGAGGCACCTTCGCCGCCTGGTGGGGAATGATAGACCATTCTGGTCGTTGTGGTTATGTGGGTCTCTTCTTTAACACGCATGCCTTTGCTCAAAACTCGGCTGTGGTCGTCGTCGTCGCCGTTGGCTTTCATTTGGAACGCCTTAACTTTTTCCTTAATACTAGAGGTGGTGGGCTTTGGTTCCAGTTCCGTAAAAGTAGGCGACGGTTTCGGTGACACGGGCTCCTCCGGGGGGCCCGGGGGAGCATCTCCCGCTGAGGGCTCATAGCTCCTGATAACATGCACCACTTCAGTTCTTGTTTCTGTGATGACCGGAGGGATGGGGACTTCGTGAAAGAGTGGCTTAGGACCAGTGCTCTCAGCGCTCTGTGGGGCTGAAGGCGTTTTCTCACTTCTTGTCTCAAAGCCACTGTCAGACAAGGGGCTTTTGTCCTGGTCGTGTTGAGAAAAGTCATCCGGAGACTCTAAAATGGTATCTGTTCCGAAAAAGGAGTCGGCCATTTTACACAACTCTTTCTCAGAGGTGGAGGGCCTCATGGAGGCGGGCGGCATTTTGAGTTTGTGTTCCTGCAAAGCAATCGCTGGCTTCAAGATCCTTTTCTGTCGCTCTTCGCCATCCTTCTTTGCGTCCTCAAACTTGTACTTTAAATTTGTCAAGGAACTACTCCCAATATCGTTTGTTAAGTAATCAATAACTTTGGTCAAGTTATAATCCTTCTCGGAGGCCGCTTTTGCTTTCACTTGTACTCTCTCCGGCAGAGATGGAGAATGGCTCGCCGCAGCTTGCTGCCTCGCCTCCCTTATTTCTTCCGAACTAAACTCTATCCAGTCGTCTTCGGGAGAGAGTCCTTTGTCACTCTTTGGCGATTTGGGCGGTCCTTTGTTATCTACACACACATCTTTCTTAAGGATTTCGCTCACTTTCACTAAGTCTTCCTTTACTTTCTCAACGATTTTGAAAGGTTCTTCATCGTCGATTCTCCCTTCTTTGGGGAGCTCGGGTTGGAATGGCTTCTCCTCGGGCACGTCTGTTTGTAGGATCGCAGTCATCCGCATGAGGTCTTCTTTCATTTCGGCCACGTCTTTTAATATCTCCTGACTGGAAGATAAAGAGGATGGTGTAGACAGCTTAAGGGCAGAGGGTGCAAGGAACAAAGACGACTTAACTGGAGATGAAGTTCGATTGAAATGGGGCTGAGGACGTGTCTCCGTAGTCAATGTTTTAATGGGGGACAGCAAGGCTGCTGCTGATTTCGTAAGTGAActagagtctggaagtttctttAATGCTGGTTCCGGCAAAACATTGACTACAGAGTATACTGGCACTGTTATTATCGATGAAGTTACAGATGAGGTAGTTGCAGATATCGAAGACCCAAGGGATGTATAGAGTGCACTTGCGGAAGGAGTTCTTAGAGACTGAAAAGCTGATGGTGTCGAAGAAACGTATGACCTGAGTGGGGAAAATGGCATTGCTGTTGTGGTAGAAAACACTTTTTCAACTGTGTCAGTGGCTGCATTAACCACAGAGCTCACAGAGTTTGTAGCTGTAGAAATTTTTTCCTGTAACGTGGCAGTGGCTTTGCATCCGTTAATTAACGTTGACGATGACGGATACTTGAGAGGGGAAAGAGAGCCATTGACCAATGCTACCTCTGCGTGTCCAGGCATCTGTTTCACAGGTGATGAGAGAGAAGAGGCCATCGTGACTTTTGCCGATGAAATGACATCAACTGCTGATTTAGCTGGAGACACCACTGACTTTAGAGGCGAAGATATTAGCGGTGCTGCTGATGTAATAATTGACTTAAATGGCAAACTTGAGGAATACATATTAATGTTTGacttgggggaggcagggggtgtcatAGTAATGGACGACCTCTCCAGAAGAGACCCTGCTGTAGTCACTGGAGAGGTGCGGGAGGAAAACGTAGAACTGGATGCCAGCCCTTTTAAAGGCGAGGCCTCTGGGACTGTGGGAGCTCTAACGAGGTTACCAGAGGAAACTTGGATATTGTATGGAGATTGTGACACCACTGTTTTTATCGGTGAAGACATTGTCCGAAAGGATCTAATTGGAGATGCCACATCACTAATGGATTTAACTGAAGATGTAGTTGATGCACCTAATGTGGATTTGATTGGAGAAGGCGTCGAAACAGACCATATTGATTTTAACGGAGAAGCTGATGGCGTGTTAGAGGAAGAGCTTGATAAGGAAGTGAAGCCTGACTTGGCTGGCCCAGGCACTGTAACCGGAGCTGTTGTCCAGGACTGGTATGGTCTTGTAGAAAAGAATGGCTTGTATGAGTAAGTGGTGGGGAGGGATCTTGTTGCTCCTGCACTCCGTTCaactgtttcttaaattttaaaatgaaatcaaacacaaaaatcaacaaaaatggttgagaaacagagagaccaGAGAAAAAAATTGGTCAGTAAACTTTGAAATATTACAAAAGCAAGTACAATTGTTTGCATGATTTAGAATGGAAGAGGCAAAAGGAacaattaaagaggaaaaaaaaaattccacagacATAACTAAtccaaagttaaaaataaacaaacaaacaaagaaaaaaacagagcaatgtgaaatgaaagacagaaaaagcacATCGCAACCAAAGAGGCCAAcaatgagaaacagaaaacatgagGAAAGAATTAATGATGAGAAAAATAACCACAATGGAAAACCGTTGCCTTACTTCCTATTGACTTTCTTATGTGCTGGTTTT
This Neovison vison isolate M4711 chromosome 2, ASM_NN_V1, whole genome shotgun sequence DNA region includes the following protein-coding sequences:
- the ANK3 gene encoding ankyrin-3 isoform X7 yields the protein MAHAASQLKKNRDLEINAEEETEKKRKHRKRSRDRKKKSDANASYLRAARAGHLEKALDYIKNGVDINICNQNGLNALHLASKEGHVEVVSELLQREANVDAATKKGNTALHIASLAGQAEVVKVLVTNGANVNAQSQNGFTPLYMAAQENHLEVVKFLLDNGASQSLATEDGFTPLAVALQQGHDQVVSLLLENDTKGKVRLPALHIAARKDDTKAAALLLQNDNNADVESKMVVNRTTESGFTPLHIAAHYGNINVATLLLNRAAAVDFTARNDITPLHVASKRGNANMVKLLLDRGAKIDAKTRDGLTPLHCGARSGHEQVVEMLLDRAAPILSKTKNGLSPLHMATQGDHLNCVQLLLQHNVPVDDVTNDYLTALHVAAHCGHYKVAKVLLDKKANPNAKALNGFTPLHIACKKNRIKVMELLLKHGASIQAVTESGLTPIHVAAFMGHVNIVSQLMHHGASPNTTNVRGETALHMAARSGQAEVVRYLVQDGAQVEAKAKDDQTPLHISARLGKADIVQQLLQQGASPNAATTSGYTPLHLSAREGHEDVAAFLLDHGASLSITTKKGFTPLHVAAKYGKLEVANLLLQKSASPDAAGKSGLTPLHVAAHYDNQKVALLLLDQGASPHAAAKNGYTPLHIAAKKNQMDIATTLLEYGADANAVTRQGIASVHLAAQEGHVDMVSLLLGRNANVNLSNKNGLTPLHLAAQEDRVNVAEVLVNQGANVDAQTKMGYTPLHVGCHYGNIKIVNFLLQHSAKVNAKTKNGYTPLHQAAQQGHTHIINVLLQNNASPNELTVNGNTALAIARRLGYISVVDTLKVVTEETMTTTTIIEKHKMNVPETMNEVLDMSDDEVRKANAPEMLSDGEYISDVEEGDRCTWYRIPKVQEFTVKSEDAMTGDTDKYLGPQDLKELGDDSLPAEGYMGFSLGARSASSDRSYTLNRSSYARDSMMIEELLVPSKEQHLTFTREFDSDSLRHYSWAADTLDNVNLVSSPVHSGFLVSFMVDARGGSMRGSRHHGMRIIIPPRKCTAPTRITCRLVKRHKLANPPPMVEGEGLASRLVEMGPAGAQFLGPVIVEIPHFGSMRGKERELIVLRSENGETWKEHQFDSKNEDLTELLNGMDEELDSPEELGKKRICRIITKDFPQYFAVVSRIKQESNQMGPEGGILSSTTVPLVQASFPEGALTKRIRVGLQAQPVPDEIVKKILGNKATFSPIVTVEPRRRKFHKPITMTIPVPPPSGEGVANGYKGDTTPNLRLLCSITGGTSPAQWEDITGTTPLTFIKDCVSFTTNVSARFWLADCHQVLETVGLATQLYRELICVPYMAKFVVFAKMNDPVESCLRCFCMTDDKVDKTLEQQENFEEVARSKDIEVLEGKPIYVDCYGNLAPLTKGGQQLVFNFYAFKENRLPFSIKVRDTSQEPCGRLSFLKEPKTTKGLPQTAVCNLNITLPAHKKAEKADRRQSFASLALRKRYSYLTEPGMKTVERSAGATRSLPTTYSYKPFFSTRPYQSWTTAPVTVPGPAKSGFTSLSSSSSNTPSASPLKSIWSVSTPSPIKSTLGASTTSSVKSISDVASPIRSFRTMSSPIKTVVSQSPYNIQVSSGNLVRAPTVPEASPLKGLASSSTFSSRTSPVTTAGSLLERSSITMTPPASPKSNINMYSSSLPFKSIITSAAPLISSPLKSVVSPAKSAVDVISSAKVTMASSLSSPVKQMPGHAEVALVNGSLSPLKYPSSSTLINGCKATATLQEKISTATNSVSSVVNAATDTVEKVFSTTTAMPFSPLRSYVSSTPSAFQSLRTPSASALYTSLGSSISATTSSVTSSIITVPVYSVVNVLPEPALKKLPDSSSLTKSAAALLSPIKTLTTETRPQPHFNRTSSPVKSSLFLAPSALKLSTPSSLSSSQEILKDVAEMKEDLMRMTAILQTDVPEEKPFQPELPKEGRIDDEEPFKIVEKVKEDLVKVSEILKKDVCVDNKGPPKSPKSDKGLSPEDDWIEFSSEEIREARQQAAASHSPSLPERVQVKAKAASEKDYNLTKVIDYLTNDIGSSSLTNLKYKFEDAKKDGEERQKRILKPAIALQEHKLKMPPASMRPSTSEKELCKMADSFFGTDTILESPDDFSQHDQDKSPLSDSGFETRSEKTPSAPQSAESTGPKPLFHEVPIPPVITETRTEVVHVIRSYEPSAGDAPPGPPEEPVSPKPSPTFTELEPKPTTSSIKEKVKAFQMKANGDDDDHSRVLSKGMRVKEETHITTTTRMVYHSPPGGEGASERIEETMSVHDIMKAFQSGRDPSKELAGLFEHKSAVPPDVHKSAAETPAQHAEKDNQMKPKLERIIEVHIEKGNQAEPTEVIIRETKKHPEKEMYVYQKDLSRGDINLKDFLPEKHDAFPCPEEQGQQEEEELTAEESLPSYLESSRVNTPVSQEEDSRPSSAQLISDDSYKTLKLLSQHSIEYHDDELSELRGESYRFAEKMLLSEKLDVSHSDTEESVTDHAGPPSSELQGSDKRSREKVVTAPKKEILSKIYKDVSENGIGKVSKDEPFDKVTVLHCSGDVSSPKHAMWMRFTEDRLDRGREKLIYEDRVDRTVKEAEEKLTEVSQFFRDKTEKLNDELQSPEKKPRPRNGKEYSSQSSPGSSPEKVLLTELVASSDEWVKARQHGPDGPGVPTADEQRAASPPSSPEKKVLSPQPDDSKPTEETQESVSQSKAPAGPQSGFQLKQSKLSSIRLKFEQGAQAKSKDVSQEERKPEGQSRIPVKKIQESKLPVYQVFAREKQLKAVDLSDESVPAQNDLMVLKAKDEHAQSGELVVNDSGSEDVKTQRTEMSSKATPDYFSEQQAKDLACHVTSDVATKGPWDKKVFRTWESSGATNHKSQKEKLSHVLVHDVRENHVGHPDSKIVGHRNEFMSVTEREHKLLTNGSLSEIKEMTVKSPSKKVLYREYVVKEGGRPGGPLEQAPRRSESSAMSHIPVRAAEGRRTLSSDIPDGFCEQSTFPQHELSQKLPRSSMRKETVETQHFNSIEDEKITYSEISKVSKRQSFVGLCPPLDETETSPTKSPDSLEFSPGKESPSSDVFDHSPLDGLERVSPLAQTEGGKDIKTLPVYVSFVQVGKQYEKEIQQGSIKKIISQECKTVQETRGTFYTTRQQKQPPSPQGSPEDDTLEQVSFLDSSGKSPLTPETPSSEEVSYEFTSKTPDSLIAYIPGKPSPIPEVSEESEEEEQAKSASLKQTTVEEVTVDRETPTDVSKDSNQRPKSNRVAYIEFPPPPPLDADQMEPDKKPLYLPEREADMIEVSLRDEHDKYQLAEPVIRVQPPSPVPPGADVSDSSDDESLYQPVPVKKYTFKLKEVDDEQKEMTKSKAPADKPSSQKELETNGSGKEHEFGLGLDSPQNETTQNGNNDQSVTECSIATTAEFSHDTDATEIDSLDGYDLQDEDDGLTESDSKLPSQTMEIKKDVWNTEGILKPADRSFSQSKLEVIEEEGRVGPDEDKPPSKSSSSEKTLDKTEQKSGAQFFTLEGRHPDRSVFPDTYFSYKVDEEFATPFKTVATKGLDFDPWSNNRGDDEVFDGKSREDETKPFGLAVEDRSPATTPDTTPARTPTDESTPTSEPNPFPFHEGKMFEMTRSGAIDMSKRDFVEERLQFFQIGEHTSEGKSGDQGEGDKSMVTTTPQPQSGDTTVETNLERNVEAPPVEPNPSSPTSGECQEGAASSGSLERSAAATGASKVDPKLRTPIKMGISASTMTMKKEGSGEVTDKIEAVMTSCQGLENETITMIPSTANSHMGTRPQEKHDFQKDNFNNNNNLDPSTIQTDNITSNVVLTEHSAPTCTTEKANPVKISSGKKTGVLQGHCVRDNKQKVLGEQQKTKEPIGIRRKSKLPIKATSPKDTCPPSHMPNMKVSKTKQVSQSEKTKTLIASSFVDVKSRIPVKDTHRDNAVRRACATQKQGQPEKGQAKQLPSKLPVKVRPTCVTSTSTSTSTSTTTTTIKVRKSQLKEVCKHSIEYFKGISGETLKLVDRLSEEDKKMQSELSDEEDSTSRNTSLSETSRGGPPSVTTKSARDKKTEAAPLKSKSEKAGSERRSSRRTGPQSPCERTDIRMAIVADHLGLSWTELARELNFSVDEINQIRVENPNSLISQSFMLLKKWVTRDGKNATTDALTSVLTKINRIDIVTLLEGPIFDYGNISGTRSFADENNVFHDPVDGWQNETSSGNLESPAQARRITGGLLERLDDSPDQCRDSITSYLKGEPGKFEANGSHAEVTPEAKTKSYFPESQNDIGKQSVKETLKPKIHGSARVEEPASSLTAYQKALEETSKFVIEEPKPCVPVSMKKMSRTPPADGKPRLNVHEEEGSSGSEQKVKSPGAALTRMTACCYKDLKDSESDSSSEEERRVTTRVIRRRLIIKGEEAKSIPGESVTEEQFTDEEGNLITRKITRKVIRRIALPQARKHDAMVMKRGCQRKVEDKRCGNFLERAANRLDSAVWQLEAFAAFDTLCI